A window from Bemisia tabaci unplaced genomic scaffold, PGI_BMITA_v3 encodes these proteins:
- the LOC140225877 gene encoding NEDD8-conjugating enzyme UBE2F-like produces the protein MITLTRRLRRDAGVDSNDGTIDRSTNRISIRDKLLVKEVQEMEQMLPSTCRVKFENPNHLHEFKLTISPDEGFWQGGHFIFHVYISEAYNMEPPTVKCLTKVWHPNISEEGSICLSILRQNSIDGMGWAPTRKLKDVVWGLNLLFTELLNFEDPLNIEAAELYQKDREAFKNKVKEYMRFMR, from the exons ATGATCACGTTGACTAGACGTTTAAGGAGAGATGCCGGGGTTGATTCCAATGATGGTACGATCGATCGCAGTACCAACCGCATCTCAATACGCGATAAACTCTTGGTCAAAGAGGTGCAAGAAATGGAGCAGATGCTCCCGTCAACATGTAGAGTCAAGTTTGAGAATCCTAACCATCTGCACGAATTCAAGCTAACCATCAGCCCTGACGAGGGTTTCTGGCAAGGGggccatttcatttttcatgtgtATATTTCAGAAGCATACAACATGGAG CCTCCAACAGTTAAGTGTTTGACAAAAGTATGGCACCCTAATATTAGCGAAGAAGGCTCGATTTGTCTTAGTATCCTCAGGCAAAATTCAATTGACGGAATGGGCTGGGCACccacaagaaaattaaaagatgttGTCTGGGGACTTAACCTCCTATTTACA gagctcCTAAATTTTGAAGACCCATTGAATATAGAAGCAGCTGAACTGTATCAAAAAGATAGGGAAGCGTTCAAGAACAAAGTCAAGGAATACATGCGATTTATGCGCTGA
- the LOC109044662 gene encoding leucine-rich repeat-containing protein 56: MAPLCTRVIPQQNEEAVMENEANSDSDAESLSSDDDSFYEIPDQVNLHQQFYANDDSLIQLLQRTTGKEELSEITELKLRAMSEEISLSRINGLVPNLTTLNLDGSSLTSLRELGCSLNKLKVLRVCYCGISSLDGILGFTSLKELYVSYNHIQNIGMCTSLPHLEILDLRRNNICAIGSVEFLSTCPKLRNLTLAENQLTSTSNYRNQILGMIPQLRVLDGIPCGAHGIRCNELNPSDSETTSESSISEHEPTPPESLLLSFTQSANSTSDSQPLPTIPDTETRNSHASSLTSGAVLCGSIAKSLRSKRLGREGGAGLRILSPVHTPGFGPVVKMEKSDAMQASKTWRREAAKLRHETS; the protein is encoded by the exons ATGGCCCCTCTTTGCACGCGGGTGATTCCCCAACAAAATGAAGAAGCAGTGATGGAAAACGAGGCCAACTCAGATTCAGATGCTGAAAGTTTATCATCAGACGATGATTCCTTCTATGAAATCCCTGATCAAGTCAACCTTCATCAGCAGTTCTATGCTAACGATGATAGTCTTATCCAGCTCTTG CAACGGACAACCGGTAAAGAGGAACTGAGCGAGATCACGGAGCTGAAATTGCGGGCCATGTCTGAGGAGATAAGTCTTTCGCGAATCAACGGCCTCGTGCCTAACTTGACCACACTCAACCTCGACGGCAGTAGCTTGACCTCTTTGCG AGAACTTGGCTGCAGTTTGAATAAGCTGAAGGTCCTACGGGTATGCTACTGTGGAATCAGTTCATTGGACGGTATCCTGGGCTTTACTTCCTTGAAAGAGCTTTACGTTTCATACAACCACATTCAGAACATCGGGATGTGCACTTCCTTACCGCATCTAGAAATCCTGGATTTAAGGAG aaacaacatatgcgcAATTGGGAGCGTGGAATTCCTGAGCACTTGTCCAAAGCTGCGAAATCTCACGCTAGCGGAGAATCAACTCACTTCCACGTCAAACTACAGGAATCAAATCTTGGGGATGATCCCGCAGTTGAGAGTTCTCGATGGCATTCCTTGCG GAGCACACGGGATTAGGTGCAATGAGTTGAACCCGAGTGATTCTGAAACAACCTCCGAGTCAAGCATATCTGAACATGAACCGACACCGCCGGAGAGTTTGCTTCTTTCTTTTACGCAGTCAGCCAACTCAACGTCTGATTCACAGCCTTTGCCAACTATTCCAG acaCGGAGACTCGAAACTCGCATGCAAGCTCACTGACATCGGGCGCCGTCTTGTGTGGTAGTATCGCCAAATCGTTGCGGAGCAAACGGTTGGGGAGAGAAGGCGGTGCTGGTCTCAGAATTCTAAGTCCTGTCCATACTCCCGGCTTCGGACCAGTGGTCAAGATGGAAAAATCGGACGCCATGCAAGCCTCTAAGACGTGGAGGAGGGAGGCGGCTAAATTGAGACACGAAACCTCGTAA